From Leptolyngbya sp. CCY15150, one genomic window encodes:
- a CDS encoding GTPase, giving the protein MSSAPSFEAAILSKQIKEVCQQFDDLLSTAKSDEITQLRQTFRSEFKEYQQNKALTVAFVGQYSAGKSTIISALTGRRDIHIDTDIATDKTTSYDWNGIQIIDTPGLFTDRKDHDDITYQAIAKADLLVFCLTHMLFDTLTVENFKKLAYTEGYRWKIMLVINKMSAAAGEEDQKIASYRHSLADALKPYSLDEFPICFIDAQDYCEGVDEDDEFLEEVSRFETFIAELNQFVKQRSSLTKFDVPIRITLKNLDESQILFARNSDEDTAFLLILSHLSRRIERERERLRTNIKRIALDLSIAINEEGRNLAAAVGDPEFESLNSKSELNVREYYESASEELYKVLEAANLSIQNEVLDELKSGLTTAFIRQLNLNDELGNHQSPKEKGNAKQAQSQFNFFKEIGEKIGVSLAKSATGRFATGTGKIFLRSMDATGSALHKGILEIGKLIGFKFRPWQAVNMAKGIGNAAKFLGPALGILAIAAEFYGMAEEQKREQEMADIRRDITSTFKALTIDLEQQINEIRTEFEQQVYGTLERNIDAAKQKTFSAMNTSSTELARVEQIRTNLRTILDDIQKSVSSPLLDQQN; this is encoded by the coding sequence ATGTCTTCAGCCCCATCTTTCGAAGCTGCAATTCTAAGCAAGCAGATTAAAGAGGTATGTCAACAGTTTGATGATCTTCTTTCTACGGCAAAATCAGACGAGATTACTCAGCTTCGGCAAACATTTCGCAGTGAGTTCAAAGAGTATCAACAAAATAAAGCGCTGACGGTTGCATTTGTGGGTCAATACAGTGCAGGAAAGTCAACCATTATTTCTGCACTTACCGGGCGACGAGATATTCATATTGATACGGATATTGCTACGGACAAGACCACATCCTATGACTGGAACGGCATCCAAATTATTGATACTCCGGGACTGTTTACCGATCGTAAGGATCATGATGATATCACTTACCAGGCGATAGCAAAAGCAGATTTACTCGTATTCTGTCTGACCCATATGTTGTTTGATACCCTGACCGTCGAAAACTTCAAGAAGCTGGCTTACACTGAAGGGTATCGCTGGAAAATCATGCTGGTGATCAACAAAATGTCGGCTGCTGCCGGTGAAGAAGATCAGAAAATTGCTAGCTATCGTCATAGCTTAGCTGACGCACTTAAGCCCTACTCTCTTGATGAATTTCCCATCTGTTTTATTGATGCCCAAGATTACTGCGAAGGTGTTGATGAAGATGATGAATTTCTGGAAGAGGTTAGCCGCTTTGAGACATTCATTGCAGAACTCAATCAGTTTGTGAAGCAGCGATCGTCCCTAACAAAATTTGATGTTCCGATCAGGATTACGCTTAAGAATCTTGACGAATCTCAGATTTTATTTGCTCGAAATTCTGATGAAGATACGGCATTTTTATTAATCCTATCCCACCTTTCTCGGCGTATCGAGAGAGAGAGAGAACGACTGCGAACAAATATCAAACGTATTGCTCTTGATCTATCAATAGCAATTAACGAAGAAGGAAGGAATCTTGCTGCGGCTGTCGGCGATCCAGAATTTGAATCACTAAATAGTAAATCCGAACTCAATGTTCGTGAATATTATGAATCAGCCTCGGAAGAACTTTATAAGGTTCTTGAAGCAGCAAATTTATCCATTCAAAATGAAGTTTTAGATGAACTAAAAAGTGGCTTAACAACAGCATTTATAAGACAACTTAATCTCAACGATGAACTTGGAAACCATCAATCTCCAAAAGAGAAAGGTAATGCTAAGCAAGCTCAAAGTCAGTTTAATTTCTTTAAGGAGATTGGAGAAAAAATAGGTGTTTCTCTTGCGAAGTCTGCAACGGGAAGATTTGCTACAGGAACAGGTAAGATTTTTCTTCGTTCTATGGATGCTACTGGTAGTGCATTGCATAAAGGAATTTTAGAGATTGGCAAACTGATCGGTTTCAAGTTTAGACCATGGCAGGCTGTAAATATGGCCAAAGGCATCGGCAATGCTGCAAAATTCCTGGGGCCAGCCTTAGGGATCTTAGCGATTGCTGCAGAATTCTATGGCATGGCAGAGGAACAAAAGCGTGAACAAGAAATGGCAGACATTCGTCGTGACATTACCAGTACATTCAAAGCGCTAACGATTGATCTTGAACAGCAGATTAACGAAATTCGTACTGAATTTGAACAGCAGGTGTATGGAACACTAGAACGCAATATTGATGCCGCCAAGCAGAAAACATTCAGTGCAATGAATACTTCCAGTACTGAACTAGCAAGGGTTGAGCAAATTCGCACCAATCTACGCACCATCCTTGACGACATCCAAAAGAGTGTCTCTAGTCCCCTGCTTGACCAACAAAACTAA
- a CDS encoding TlyA family RNA methyltransferase: MSKQRLDKLLVDRNLCDSRQQAQRLIRAGEVRVNQQLVDKPGTDIDDAAEITVKARSPYVSRGGEKLAKALADFAIPLADRLALDGGISTGGFTDCLLQNGAAKVYGIDVGYGQVAWTVRQDPRVVLRERTNIRHLTPMDLYGVAEPTEAIAFPDLGVVDVSFISLTKILPALWALLQPPREVILLVKPQFEVGRERVGKKGVVREATVQADAIAQVCTAAEALGWRYQGLTWSPITGPAGNIEYLLWLSDRGDQSMPTLEQLKTVTQTAQTSLVT, encoded by the coding sequence TTGAGCAAACAACGCCTCGATAAATTGCTAGTAGACCGCAACCTATGCGACTCCCGTCAGCAGGCCCAGCGGCTGATTCGAGCTGGAGAAGTGCGGGTGAATCAACAGTTGGTAGACAAGCCTGGCACCGATATTGACGACGCTGCAGAGATTACCGTCAAAGCGCGATCGCCCTATGTGTCTCGGGGCGGTGAAAAATTGGCCAAGGCCCTAGCAGACTTTGCCATTCCCCTTGCCGATCGCCTGGCCCTGGATGGCGGCATTTCCACCGGCGGCTTTACGGACTGTCTGCTCCAAAACGGTGCGGCCAAAGTCTACGGCATCGACGTGGGCTATGGGCAAGTGGCCTGGACAGTGCGCCAGGATCCCCGAGTGGTGTTGCGAGAACGCACCAATATTCGCCATCTGACGCCCATGGATCTCTATGGCGTTGCTGAGCCAACCGAGGCGATCGCCTTCCCGGATCTAGGCGTGGTGGATGTGTCGTTTATTTCGCTGACCAAAATTCTGCCGGCCCTCTGGGCACTTTTGCAGCCTCCCCGAGAGGTGATACTGCTGGTGAAACCTCAGTTTGAAGTGGGGCGTGAGCGGGTGGGTAAAAAGGGCGTGGTGCGAGAGGCAACGGTGCAGGCCGATGCGATCGCCCAGGTTTGCACGGCAGCCGAGGCCTTGGGCTGGCGCTACCAGGGGCTCACCTGGTCGCCAATTACGGGCCCCGCCGGGAATATCGAATATTTGCTATGGCTGAGCGATCGCGGTGATCAGTCAATGCCCACTCTAGAGCAGCTCAAGACCGTGACCCAAACGGCCCAAACAAGTTTGGTAACGTAA
- the ndhD1 gene encoding photosynthetic/respiratory NAD(P)H-quinone oxidoreductase subunit D1 codes for MADFPWLSTIILFPILAALLIPILPDKDGKGRVIRWYALTVGLIDFALIIYAFYNFYDVSNPDMQLVESYSWVSSLDLKWSVGADGLSMPLILLTGFISTLAILASWPVTLKPRLFYFLMLAMYGGQIGVFAVQDMLLFFFMWELELIPVYLLLSIWGGKKRLYAATKFILYTAGGSLFILVAALAMAFYGDSVTFDMRSLMDKDFPLKFQLLVYAGLFVAYAVKLPIFPLHTWLPDAHGEATAPVHMLLAGILLKMGGYALIRMNCEMLPDAHAYFAPVLVVLGVVNIIYAALTSFAQRNLKRKIAYSSISHMGFVLIGIASFTDLGMSGAVLQMVSHGLIGASLFFLVGATYDRTHTLILDEMGGVGRLMPKIFAMFTTCSLASLALPGMSGFVAELMIFVGFATSDAYSLTFKVLIVILAAIGVILTPIYLLSMLREIFYGPENKELTSHEVLIDAEPREVFIIASLLVPIIGIGLYPKLMTQVYDAKTLQLTARMRSSVTTLTAQRQATADALAIAPLQAPSLPR; via the coding sequence ATGGCTGATTTTCCCTGGCTAAGCACCATAATCCTATTCCCGATCTTGGCAGCATTGCTAATCCCAATCCTGCCTGACAAGGATGGCAAAGGCCGAGTGATCCGTTGGTATGCACTAACGGTAGGTCTCATTGACTTTGCCCTGATTATTTACGCGTTTTACAACTTCTACGACGTCTCTAACCCAGACATGCAGCTTGTCGAAAGCTACAGTTGGGTATCGTCTCTTGATCTCAAATGGTCAGTGGGGGCAGATGGTCTATCCATGCCGTTGATTTTGCTCACGGGGTTTATTTCCACCCTAGCAATTTTGGCATCTTGGCCGGTGACCCTGAAGCCCCGCCTGTTCTACTTCTTGATGCTAGCCATGTATGGCGGGCAGATTGGAGTGTTTGCCGTCCAGGATATGCTGCTGTTCTTCTTTATGTGGGAACTGGAGCTGATCCCGGTCTACTTACTCCTCTCCATCTGGGGCGGCAAGAAGCGGCTCTATGCGGCCACCAAGTTTATTCTGTACACCGCTGGGGGATCGCTGTTTATCCTAGTGGCAGCCCTAGCCATGGCTTTCTATGGCGATTCTGTCACCTTTGACATGCGATCGCTCATGGACAAAGACTTTCCGCTGAAGTTCCAGCTTTTAGTCTATGCCGGCCTCTTTGTGGCCTATGCGGTGAAACTGCCCATTTTTCCCCTACATACCTGGCTGCCCGATGCCCATGGGGAAGCTACGGCTCCAGTGCATATGCTGCTGGCGGGCATTCTCCTGAAAATGGGCGGCTATGCTTTGATTCGCATGAACTGCGAGATGTTGCCCGATGCCCATGCCTACTTTGCGCCTGTCCTTGTCGTCTTGGGGGTAGTGAACATCATCTACGCAGCCCTCACCTCCTTCGCCCAGCGCAACCTCAAGCGGAAAATCGCCTATTCGTCGATTTCCCACATGGGCTTTGTGCTGATTGGGATTGCCTCCTTCACCGATCTGGGCATGAGCGGCGCGGTCTTACAAATGGTCTCCCATGGCTTGATTGGGGCTAGCCTCTTCTTCCTGGTGGGAGCCACCTACGATCGCACCCATACCCTGATTTTGGATGAAATGGGCGGCGTGGGACGGTTGATGCCCAAGATCTTTGCCATGTTTACCACCTGCTCCTTGGCTTCCTTGGCCCTGCCGGGCATGAGTGGTTTTGTGGCAGAACTGATGATCTTCGTAGGCTTTGCCACTAGTGATGCCTATAGCCTCACCTTCAAGGTGTTGATTGTCATCCTGGCGGCGATCGGCGTGATTCTCACTCCGATTTACCTGCTATCGATGCTGCGGGAGATTTTCTATGGCCCTGAAAATAAAGAGCTGACCTCCCACGAAGTGCTGATCGATGCAGAACCTCGGGAAGTGTTCATCATTGCTAGTCTGCTGGTGCCGATTATTGGCATTGGCCTCTATCCCAAGCTGATGACCCAGGTCTATGACGCCAAGACTCTGCAACTGACAGCTCGGATGCGCAGCTCCGTGACCACCCTGACCGCCCAGCGGCAGGCAACGGCCGATGCCCTAGCGATCGCTCCCCTGCAGGCCCCGTCCCTGCCTCGCTAA
- a CDS encoding FkbM family methyltransferase: protein MSSSPSKPGIGKTIQLSIQQGEGSTILKLFLNPQEFTQALMLDAFSQGLMYEPEVVRWFPQFLQPGDRMIDIGAHIGYYTLIAAMLVGETGMVMSCELETSNYKRILHNVAINHFQQVQVIHGAIGDTQQETQFFFNLDNDGGHALWNVGDHPFNTKSQDNPFVQTIPMTTLDALVQQHGLDAIKLIKIDTEGAEHLILRGGQHTLETLRPPFVIVEINAFGLQKLGSSQMQLRSFMASLGYDSYLLDGRSEQLIKLAAHQAYDHGLFNLLFTHQVQF, encoded by the coding sequence ATGAGTTCATCTCCGTCCAAGCCAGGCATCGGCAAAACCATTCAGCTTAGTATTCAACAGGGGGAGGGATCGACCATCCTCAAGCTGTTCCTCAATCCCCAGGAGTTTACCCAAGCGTTGATGCTGGATGCTTTTTCCCAAGGGCTGATGTATGAACCTGAGGTCGTTCGATGGTTTCCTCAGTTTTTGCAACCCGGCGATCGCATGATTGATATTGGCGCACATATTGGCTATTACACCCTGATTGCCGCCATGCTCGTGGGCGAGACGGGTATGGTTATGTCCTGTGAGCTAGAAACATCCAACTACAAGCGAATTCTCCATAATGTAGCGATTAATCATTTTCAGCAGGTGCAGGTGATCCATGGAGCGATCGGCGATACTCAACAAGAAACGCAGTTTTTCTTCAATCTAGACAATGATGGTGGTCATGCCCTGTGGAATGTGGGAGACCATCCCTTTAATACCAAGAGCCAAGATAATCCCTTTGTCCAAACCATACCCATGACCACCCTAGATGCTCTGGTGCAGCAGCATGGTCTAGACGCGATTAAACTGATCAAAATTGATACCGAGGGTGCCGAACACCTGATCCTACGGGGTGGTCAACATACCTTAGAAACCCTGCGTCCACCCTTCGTGATTGTGGAAATCAATGCGTTTGGGCTGCAAAAACTGGGATCGAGCCAAATGCAGTTAAGAAGCTTCATGGCATCCTTAGGGTATGACAGCTACCTCCTCGATGGGCGGAGCGAACAGTTGATCAAACTAGCAGCCCATCAAGCCTACGATCACGGATTGTTCAATCTTCTGTTTACCCATCAAGTGCAATTCTAG
- a CDS encoding GTPase, which produces MAVKDSSEYCETLNYSFLLLVHIICADQQIHSQESRALRDLAQQAHINELTLQEMEKILGQDATHLSWEECARNVPVGQRSEVLKQILAIAYIDGYFSPLEREVVDQIATIWGIHGSEIQRMLEAAQGFGQWSSDTDDDEDSLSVGAKLLKGAESVLSRSLITKLAELAPENIGQRIERLQREILLAGPEYDEAIQKCASIAQEDYKYSHHALERSYNALRTLAGRLQESIYTIERTTTGQGKYKAAKEVSEKLEQTRRNLLGEILRDLENMREAIRAKKRALNYFSIAFLGKTKAGKSTLHAVVTGEGWESIGIGKQRTTRYNRVYEWKNIRIIDTPGIGAPGGKTDEEIAQSIIEEADVICYVVTDDSIQETEFEFLKALKGKTKPLIILLNIQYNLRDSRRLEHFLKNPDRWFALDGKNGISGHLNRIQRYAKQHYANDYLSIVPVMLLAAQLSSEPKHQQQSQRLFKASRIQDFLDSIRESIIDYGAIRRSQTLLGSTVGAIDMPYQWITGQASVYDNLATQLQEKHKDFSRKVQRAQQDHQENLQQKIRETFQIALNQVTPFAEEHWEAKEAHMSRAWNNLLKQNKFEERIHTSVEQACHAFQEEIQEALEEIGNELEILARLQSGNFKFTEQDSNFFDKDFIRITGVIMLALGVLGGLFFPPLALISIAGTAVGIISNFFKSKDEKRREAVNNITSVLQEQLNEHQAKVLQQSRKSFEKYCQSANDTIEAYFEELIQGIQAIASKLETAQHELNSSGNYLNRAYAKRIIDWATDRTEPLTDTAIAKTIRKVDREFGKSLNIRTTTAISLSKSLDEICTVLQERVTLHPTKH; this is translated from the coding sequence ATGGCAGTTAAGGACTCCTCAGAATACTGTGAAACCCTAAATTACAGTTTCCTATTATTGGTTCATATTATTTGTGCTGACCAGCAAATCCACAGCCAAGAGTCACGAGCACTGCGGGATCTTGCTCAGCAAGCACATATCAATGAATTGACACTCCAAGAGATGGAGAAAATCCTAGGGCAAGATGCCACCCACCTCTCCTGGGAAGAATGTGCACGAAATGTTCCTGTAGGTCAGCGAAGTGAGGTTTTGAAGCAAATCTTGGCGATCGCTTACATTGATGGCTATTTTTCGCCACTAGAACGTGAAGTTGTCGATCAAATCGCCACAATTTGGGGCATCCATGGGAGCGAAATCCAACGAATGCTGGAAGCGGCTCAGGGGTTTGGTCAGTGGAGTTCTGATACAGACGATGATGAAGATAGTCTTTCGGTTGGAGCAAAGCTACTCAAAGGAGCTGAGTCTGTCCTGTCGCGATCGCTCATTACCAAATTAGCTGAACTGGCTCCTGAGAATATTGGACAACGCATCGAACGCCTGCAGCGTGAAATTCTACTGGCTGGGCCGGAATATGATGAAGCCATTCAAAAATGTGCTTCTATTGCCCAAGAAGATTATAAATACTCACATCACGCGTTGGAGCGTTCCTATAACGCGTTGAGAACGCTGGCAGGCCGACTTCAGGAAAGCATCTACACTATTGAGCGAACAACAACTGGGCAAGGGAAATATAAAGCTGCAAAAGAAGTCTCGGAGAAGCTGGAGCAGACCCGCCGAAATCTATTAGGTGAGATTTTGCGTGACCTAGAAAATATGCGTGAAGCAATACGGGCCAAGAAACGGGCACTTAACTACTTCAGTATTGCATTTTTAGGAAAGACGAAAGCTGGGAAGAGTACGCTTCATGCGGTTGTGACTGGAGAAGGATGGGAATCCATCGGCATTGGTAAACAACGAACAACGCGTTATAACCGTGTCTATGAGTGGAAAAATATTCGTATTATTGATACTCCGGGAATTGGCGCACCCGGTGGTAAAACTGATGAGGAAATTGCTCAAAGCATTATTGAAGAAGCGGATGTAATTTGCTACGTCGTTACGGATGACAGCATTCAAGAAACGGAGTTTGAGTTTCTGAAGGCGTTGAAAGGGAAAACAAAGCCGCTCATCATCTTGCTGAATATTCAGTACAACTTACGGGATTCTCGACGACTAGAGCATTTTCTCAAAAATCCTGATCGCTGGTTTGCATTAGACGGAAAAAATGGCATTAGCGGACATTTGAATCGCATTCAACGCTATGCCAAGCAGCACTATGCCAACGATTATCTGTCTATTGTTCCTGTTATGCTGCTAGCGGCCCAACTCTCAAGCGAGCCAAAGCATCAACAGCAGTCTCAACGATTATTCAAAGCTAGTCGGATTCAGGATTTTCTAGACTCAATCCGAGAATCGATTATCGATTACGGTGCAATTCGGCGATCGCAAACACTTCTAGGATCAACCGTTGGTGCAATCGATATGCCTTATCAGTGGATTACTGGACAGGCTAGTGTCTACGACAATTTGGCAACACAGCTTCAAGAAAAACACAAGGACTTTAGTCGAAAGGTTCAACGAGCACAGCAGGATCACCAAGAAAATTTACAACAGAAAATCCGGGAAACCTTTCAGATTGCCCTCAATCAGGTGACACCGTTCGCTGAAGAGCACTGGGAGGCAAAAGAGGCTCACATGAGTCGAGCCTGGAATAATCTACTCAAACAAAACAAATTTGAAGAACGCATTCATACATCTGTTGAACAAGCCTGTCACGCGTTCCAAGAAGAGATTCAAGAAGCACTTGAAGAAATTGGTAATGAGCTTGAAATCCTAGCTCGACTTCAGAGTGGAAACTTCAAATTTACGGAACAAGACTCTAATTTCTTTGACAAAGACTTCATTCGTATAACAGGTGTAATTATGTTGGCTCTGGGAGTATTAGGAGGGCTTTTTTTCCCGCCGTTGGCTTTGATTTCTATTGCAGGAACTGCTGTAGGAATCATTTCAAACTTTTTTAAGTCAAAGGATGAAAAACGTCGTGAAGCAGTAAATAATATTACGTCTGTTCTGCAAGAGCAGCTTAATGAGCATCAAGCAAAGGTTCTTCAGCAGTCTAGGAAAAGCTTTGAAAAGTATTGTCAATCTGCAAATGACACTATTGAAGCTTATTTTGAAGAGTTGATTCAAGGCATCCAGGCGATTGCTAGCAAACTTGAAACGGCTCAACATGAATTGAATAGTTCGGGAAATTATCTAAATCGTGCCTATGCCAAACGCATTATTGATTGGGCAACGGATCGGACTGAGCCACTCACAGATACTGCCATAGCCAAGACTATTCGGAAGGTGGATCGTGAATTCGGAAAGAGTCTCAACATTCGAACAACAACAGCCATATCGCTCAGCAAGTCGCTTGATGAAATTTGTACAGTTTTACAAGAACGTGTGACGCTTCATCCTACAAAACACTAA
- the glgB gene encoding 1,4-alpha-glucan branching enzyme: MTQTVASDQIDRIVWNQHHDPFDVLGPHPIDLNGKSVWVIRAYLPEASEAWVICPNAGKDYPVPTEHAMQSVHHPHFFECVIDRPELSNYQLRIKEGEHERVVYDPYAFRSPGLTDLDIHLFSEGNHHRIYEKLGAHTVEMDGIKGVYFAVWAPNARNVSLLGDFNLWDGRKHQMRRTGNGVWDLFIPQVGVGDRYKFEIKNHDGHIYEKSDPYGFQQEIRPKTASIVADLDSYAWNDAEWMEQRRHSEPLTQPVSIYEVHIGSWLHAASDEPALGADGKPEPAIQVSDLKPGARFLTYRELADKLIPYVKDLGFTHIELLPVAEHPFDGSWGYQVTGYYACTSRYGTPQDFMYFVDQCHAHGIGVIVDWVPGHFPKDGHGLAFFDGTHLYEHADPRKGEHKGWGTLVFNYARNEVRNFLVANALFWFDKYHIDGIRVDAVASMLYLDYCREPGEWVTNQYGGRENIEAAEFIRQMNHVIFSYFPGILSIAEESTSWPMVSWPTYVGGLGFNLKWNMGWMHDMLDYFHMDHWFRQFHQNNVTFSIMYAFTENFMLALSHDEVVHGKSNMIGKMHGDEWQKFASLRCLYTYMFAHPGKKTLFMSMEFGQWSEWNVWGDLEWRLLQYEPHQKLKHCLTKLNELYRSEPALYTQDFDQQGFEWIDCNDNRHSVVSFIRWAKDSDEFIVVVCNFTPQPHSHYRIGVPKSGFYTELFNSDARDYGGSNMGNLGGKWAEEWAFHNRPFSIDLCLPPLSTLILKLDAKKTEDAIAAAKQLRAESITAEASETP; this comes from the coding sequence ATGACGCAGACCGTTGCTTCCGATCAAATCGATCGCATTGTCTGGAATCAGCATCACGATCCTTTTGATGTGTTGGGGCCTCACCCCATTGACCTCAACGGCAAATCGGTCTGGGTCATTCGCGCCTATCTACCAGAAGCTAGTGAAGCTTGGGTGATTTGCCCCAACGCTGGCAAAGATTATCCAGTGCCCACTGAGCACGCGATGCAGTCGGTACACCATCCCCACTTTTTTGAATGCGTCATCGATCGCCCCGAACTCAGCAACTACCAACTGCGTATTAAAGAAGGGGAGCACGAGCGAGTCGTGTATGACCCCTACGCGTTCCGCTCTCCGGGGCTCACCGATCTAGACATTCACCTGTTCTCCGAAGGCAATCACCACCGCATCTACGAGAAGCTTGGGGCCCACACCGTTGAAATGGACGGCATCAAGGGCGTTTACTTTGCCGTCTGGGCACCCAATGCTCGCAATGTGTCCCTGCTGGGTGACTTCAACCTCTGGGATGGACGCAAACACCAAATGCGCCGCACCGGTAACGGAGTTTGGGATTTGTTTATTCCTCAAGTCGGGGTGGGCGATCGCTACAAGTTCGAGATCAAAAACCACGACGGTCACATCTACGAAAAATCGGATCCCTACGGCTTCCAGCAAGAAATACGACCCAAAACCGCCTCCATCGTGGCTGACCTAGATTCCTATGCCTGGAACGATGCAGAGTGGATGGAGCAACGCCGCCATTCCGAACCCCTCACCCAGCCCGTATCGATCTACGAAGTTCACATAGGCTCCTGGCTCCATGCCGCCTCTGACGAACCGGCTCTGGGAGCCGACGGCAAGCCTGAGCCCGCCATCCAAGTATCAGATCTCAAGCCCGGCGCGCGCTTCCTCACCTATCGCGAGTTGGCGGACAAACTGATTCCCTATGTCAAAGACCTGGGTTTCACCCACATTGAACTGCTCCCGGTGGCCGAGCATCCCTTTGACGGATCCTGGGGCTATCAGGTGACGGGCTACTACGCCTGCACCAGCCGCTACGGCACCCCTCAAGACTTCATGTATTTCGTGGATCAATGCCATGCCCATGGCATCGGTGTGATTGTGGACTGGGTACCGGGGCACTTTCCCAAGGATGGCCACGGTCTGGCCTTCTTCGACGGCACCCACCTGTATGAACATGCCGATCCTCGCAAAGGTGAACATAAGGGCTGGGGCACCCTCGTTTTCAACTACGCCCGCAATGAAGTGCGCAACTTCCTCGTGGCCAATGCTCTCTTCTGGTTCGACAAGTACCACATTGATGGCATTCGGGTAGACGCCGTCGCCTCCATGCTCTACCTCGACTACTGCCGCGAGCCCGGAGAATGGGTCACCAATCAGTACGGCGGTCGGGAAAATATCGAAGCGGCAGAATTCATCCGCCAGATGAACCACGTCATCTTCAGCTACTTCCCCGGCATTCTATCTATTGCCGAAGAGTCTACCTCTTGGCCCATGGTGTCTTGGCCCACCTACGTCGGCGGCTTGGGCTTCAATCTCAAGTGGAACATGGGCTGGATGCATGACATGCTCGACTACTTCCACATGGATCACTGGTTCCGCCAGTTCCATCAGAACAACGTCACCTTCAGCATCATGTATGCCTTCACCGAAAACTTCATGCTGGCGCTGTCCCACGATGAGGTGGTGCATGGCAAGAGCAACATGATTGGCAAGATGCACGGCGATGAATGGCAAAAGTTTGCTAGTCTTCGCTGTCTCTATACCTATATGTTTGCCCATCCTGGCAAAAAAACCCTGTTCATGAGCATGGAGTTTGGGCAGTGGAGTGAGTGGAACGTTTGGGGAGATCTAGAGTGGCGGCTGCTGCAGTATGAACCGCACCAAAAACTCAAGCACTGCCTCACTAAGCTGAATGAGCTGTATCGCAGTGAACCCGCTCTCTATACCCAAGACTTTGACCAACAGGGTTTTGAATGGATCGACTGTAATGACAATCGCCATAGCGTGGTTTCGTTCATTCGCTGGGCTAAGGACTCCGATGAATTTATTGTCGTGGTCTGCAACTTCACGCCCCAGCCCCATTCCCACTATCGCATCGGTGTACCCAAGTCCGGCTTCTACACCGAGCTATTTAACAGTGATGCCCGCGACTACGGCGGCAGCAACATGGGCAACTTAGGCGGCAAATGGGCAGAAGAATGGGCGTTCCACAATCGTCCCTTCTCCATCGATCTTTGCCTACCGCCCCTGTCTACTCTAATTCTGAAGCTGGATGCCAAGAAGACCGAGGACGCGATCGCTGCCGCGAAACAGCTACGCGCTGAAAGCATCACCGCAGAAGCCTCAGAAACACCCTAG
- a CDS encoding glycosyltransferase family 2 protein, whose amino-acid sequence MTKLIIQIPCYNEEETLGATLAALPRQLPGIDCIEWLVIDDGSRDRTVAVAKASGVHHIVRLPHNQGLARAFMAGLEAALRAGADIIVNTDADNQYCAEDIPALIQPILQGEVDIVIGARPIWQTKHFSPIKKLLQNLGSWVVRLASNTDIPDAPSGFRAYSRRAALQINVFNRYTYTLETIIQAGQKGIAMTSVPIRTNYVARPSRLVKSIPSYVQRSILTIFRIFMIYQPMRFFVLLGSIPFGLGFLLGTRWLIFLLMGAERTRIPSLILAAILILIGVQIWIFGLVADLMAANRKLVEDIQQRMRRLDLDPPPQASPQVVSKGREARPTGQRRRMRSLYIEDDPLDTPFND is encoded by the coding sequence ATGACAAAGCTGATTATCCAAATTCCCTGCTACAACGAAGAAGAGACCTTGGGCGCAACCTTGGCAGCACTGCCGCGCCAGTTGCCAGGCATCGACTGTATTGAATGGTTAGTGATTGATGATGGTAGTCGCGATCGCACCGTAGCAGTAGCCAAGGCGAGTGGGGTGCATCACATTGTGCGTCTACCCCACAATCAAGGACTGGCGAGGGCTTTTATGGCTGGCTTGGAAGCGGCGCTGCGGGCAGGAGCGGATATTATTGTCAACACCGATGCTGACAATCAATATTGTGCTGAGGATATTCCGGCGTTGATCCAGCCGATTCTCCAAGGTGAGGTAGACATTGTCATCGGGGCGCGCCCCATCTGGCAGACTAAACATTTTTCGCCAATCAAGAAACTGCTGCAAAATCTAGGCAGTTGGGTGGTGCGCTTGGCAAGTAATACCGATATTCCCGATGCGCCCAGCGGTTTTCGCGCCTACAGTCGCCGGGCGGCGCTGCAAATTAATGTGTTCAATCGCTATACCTATACCTTAGAAACGATTATCCAGGCGGGGCAGAAAGGGATTGCCATGACCTCGGTGCCTATTCGCACGAATTATGTAGCCCGGCCGTCACGGCTGGTGAAAAGCATTCCGTCCTATGTTCAGCGATCGATTCTGACCATTTTCCGCATCTTTATGATCTATCAGCCGATGCGTTTTTTTGTCTTGCTGGGCAGTATTCCCTTTGGATTAGGCTTTTTGCTAGGAACGCGCTGGTTAATTTTTCTGTTGATGGGGGCAGAGCGCACCCGCATTCCTAGTTTGATTTTGGCGGCTATTTTGATTTTGATTGGTGTACAGATTTGGATCTTTGGTCTCGTCGCCGATCTGATGGCCGCCAACCGCAAGCTCGTGGAAGATATTCAGCAACGGATGCGCCGCCTAGATCTAGACCCACCGCCCCAGGCCAGCCCCCAAGTGGTCTCCAAGGGACGGGAAGCACGACCGACGGGCCAGCGTCGCCGGATGCGATCGCTCTATATAGAAGACGATCCCCTAGATACCCCCTTCAATGATTAG